A genome region from Ammoniphilus oxalaticus includes the following:
- a CDS encoding RNA polymerase sigma factor: MLKNLLYKFKNKRQDQQSERLIYEMFFERVYYAAYFIIQDRELAQDVAQETFLKAFRQLHTVKEADKLGAWLAAIASRTAIDQLRKLKRWNDSATEDIIIDHELSKRDFYVSEVESIIENEALKKLLLQQLDELRPDHKQVLLLRYIHDMTNAEIAEALGVNVGTVKTRLYRARLKFREVLEQRPDVKELIANAR; the protein is encoded by the coding sequence TTGCTTAAGAATCTGCTTTATAAATTTAAAAATAAACGCCAAGATCAACAATCTGAGCGACTCATTTATGAGATGTTTTTTGAACGTGTCTATTATGCCGCTTATTTTATCATTCAAGATCGCGAGCTTGCTCAAGACGTAGCCCAGGAAACTTTTCTAAAAGCGTTTAGACAATTACATACCGTTAAAGAAGCCGATAAACTCGGCGCTTGGTTAGCCGCGATTGCCTCCCGAACGGCGATCGATCAGCTTAGAAAGTTAAAAAGATGGAACGATTCGGCTACGGAGGACATTATTATCGACCATGAGCTTTCGAAAAGGGATTTTTATGTTTCAGAGGTTGAAAGCATAATTGAAAATGAAGCGCTAAAAAAGCTTTTATTGCAGCAATTGGACGAACTGAGGCCAGATCACAAACAAGTTTTACTTCTTAGATACATTCATGACATGACAAACGCTGAAATAGCCGAGGCCTTGGGTGTTAACGTTGGCACAGTCAAAACACGCCTTTACCGAGCGAGGTTAAAGTTTAGAGAGGTTTTAGAACAAAGGCCTGATGTAAAGGAGTTGATTGCCAATGCAAGATAA
- a CDS encoding RsiV family protein: MSKKMERLKEQYERIEIPVELDEVVEQALKPKKRSHLLRNSVMGGVAAAVLFMAGLNASPVFAQSLAEVPLLGSIAKVLTFKEYRVADGTMEANIKVPAIENTGNEALEETLNQKYLEEGKKLYDEFIAEMELLEQNGGGHMGLDSGYVIKTDNDQILSIGRYVVNTAASSSTTFKYDTIDKQQQLLITLPSLFKNDGYIGVISDNIQKQMKEQMASDPDLVYWVKGAGEDDVMVGRFETIAEDQNFYINEQGKLVIAFDKYEVAPGYMGTVEFVVPTDVIDGLLVDGQDVIK; this comes from the coding sequence ATGAGTAAAAAGATGGAGCGCCTGAAGGAACAATATGAGCGGATTGAAATTCCCGTTGAACTTGATGAAGTGGTCGAGCAGGCATTGAAACCTAAAAAGAGGAGCCATCTGTTGCGAAACAGTGTCATGGGAGGCGTGGCAGCAGCTGTTTTGTTTATGGCAGGATTAAACGCCAGTCCCGTTTTTGCCCAATCGTTGGCCGAAGTGCCGTTGCTTGGTTCAATTGCAAAAGTGCTGACGTTTAAAGAATATCGTGTCGCCGATGGAACGATGGAGGCAAATATCAAGGTGCCCGCGATTGAAAATACAGGAAATGAAGCACTGGAAGAAACGTTGAACCAGAAGTATCTGGAGGAAGGTAAAAAGTTGTACGATGAGTTTATCGCGGAAATGGAGCTATTAGAGCAAAATGGCGGTGGGCATATGGGATTAGATAGCGGTTATGTCATAAAAACAGACAACGATCAGATTTTATCAATTGGTCGCTATGTGGTTAATACGGCTGCATCTTCCTCAACCACCTTTAAATATGACACGATTGATAAGCAGCAGCAATTGCTGATTACCTTGCCAAGCCTGTTTAAAAATGATGGTTACATTGGCGTGATCAGCGACAACATTCAAAAGCAAATGAAAGAACAGATGGCGTCTGATCCGGATCTTGTTTATTGGGTCAAAGGCGCGGGGGAAGATGATGTCATGGTTGGACGTTTTGAGACGATTGCTGAAGACCAAAATTTTTATATTAATGAGCAGGGGAAACTTGTCATCGCCTTTGATAAATACGAAGTCGCGCCAGGGTACATGGGTACGGTGGAATTTGTGGTGCCGACCGACGTGATCGATGGGCTGTTGGTGGACGGACAGGACGTTATAAAATAG
- a CDS encoding ABC transporter substrate-binding protein, protein MIRLFILVSMFLLFLVGCGQQAPQDSQQERVTTNSNELTLALGSEPDEGFDPTTGWGRYGSPLFQSTLFTYDQELKVVNDLATEYEVSDDGLVWTVTLRDDVTFSDGEPLTSADVKYTFETAAASGSVVDLQIIEKVEATAEHMVTFTLKEPHSTFIHALVATGIVPKHAHNDNYASQPMGSGPYQFAQWDKGQQLIVTANPLYYGKKPSIEKVTILFLNEDAAFAAAQAGTVDVAAIPVMFGKQGAPGMRLEILQSVDNRGIVFPIMNSGEQSAQGLPIGNDVTADPAIRQAINIAIDREALVEGVLEGFGTPAYTPVDGLPWWNPETVIEDGDLERAKQLLEEAGWRDEDGDGIREKGARRAEFTLVYPSSDVTRQSLAIATADMLKPLGIKITVDGKGWEEIGKLKHEHAILMGWGSHDPSEMYNLYHSKYAGIESFNPGFYKNEKVDHYLDQALTATDQATANEFWKKAQWDGSNGFSAKGDAAWAWLVNLDHLYLVNEKLDIGQHKIQPHGHGWPITDHLTEWKWNE, encoded by the coding sequence ATGATACGTTTGTTTATTTTAGTAAGCATGTTTTTGTTATTTTTAGTGGGCTGCGGGCAACAGGCGCCTCAGGATTCGCAACAGGAAAGAGTAACGACTAATTCGAATGAATTGACGTTGGCCCTCGGTTCAGAACCAGATGAAGGGTTTGATCCGACGACAGGGTGGGGGCGCTATGGCTCGCCGCTTTTTCAGAGTACCTTGTTTACATATGATCAGGAATTAAAGGTTGTCAATGATCTGGCTACGGAATATGAAGTTAGTGACGATGGACTTGTTTGGACGGTCACGTTGCGTGATGACGTCACTTTTTCTGATGGCGAACCACTGACAAGCGCGGACGTGAAGTATACGTTTGAAACGGCAGCGGCGAGCGGTTCAGTTGTCGATTTGCAAATCATTGAAAAAGTGGAGGCGACGGCCGAGCATATGGTGACATTTACTTTGAAAGAGCCGCATTCAACTTTTATTCATGCCCTTGTCGCCACGGGGATTGTGCCGAAACACGCCCATAATGACAATTATGCAAGTCAGCCGATGGGGTCGGGACCGTATCAATTTGCCCAATGGGATAAAGGGCAACAGTTGATCGTGACGGCGAATCCGTTGTATTACGGCAAAAAGCCTTCTATAGAAAAGGTGACGATTTTATTTTTAAACGAAGACGCCGCTTTTGCCGCAGCGCAGGCGGGAACGGTTGATGTCGCTGCAATTCCCGTGATGTTTGGCAAGCAAGGCGCGCCTGGAATGCGTCTAGAAATATTGCAAAGCGTCGATAATCGCGGTATCGTGTTTCCTATTATGAACTCGGGTGAACAGAGCGCGCAAGGATTGCCGATCGGCAATGATGTCACAGCTGATCCAGCGATTCGCCAGGCAATCAACATCGCGATTGATCGAGAAGCTCTAGTTGAGGGTGTGCTCGAAGGATTCGGAACGCCTGCGTATACACCAGTTGATGGATTGCCTTGGTGGAATCCAGAAACGGTTATCGAGGACGGTGATTTGGAGCGAGCAAAGCAGTTGTTAGAAGAAGCGGGCTGGCGGGATGAAGATGGGGATGGCATCCGTGAGAAAGGCGCGCGAAGAGCGGAGTTTACGCTCGTATATCCGTCAAGCGATGTGACGCGTCAATCGTTGGCGATTGCGACGGCAGACATGTTGAAGCCGCTGGGGATCAAGATTACAGTAGATGGAAAGGGTTGGGAGGAAATCGGAAAATTAAAGCATGAGCATGCTATTCTGATGGGCTGGGGCAGTCATGATCCGTCTGAGATGTACAACCTCTACCATAGCAAATATGCGGGAATTGAATCGTTTAATCCTGGATTTTATAAAAATGAGAAGGTCGATCACTATTTGGATCAAGCTTTAACCGCAACAGACCAAGCGACGGCCAACGAATTTTGGAAGAAAGCGCAATGGGATGGTTCGAACGGTTTTAGCGCGAAAGGGGACGCGGCTTGGGCTTGGCTTGTCAATTTGGACCATTTGTATTTAGTTAACGAAAAGTTGGATATCGGTCAACACAAAATTCAACCGCATGGGCACGGCTGGCCGATCACAGATCATTTAACGGAGTGGAAATGGAATGAGTGA
- a CDS encoding DUF1002 domain-containing protein, producing MKNRLLALLLSVCLLSVPLTAFADSAPGDVIITLGENLNEQQKTALLSEMGNPEEPLIVYVTNQEEHKYLGEYISKAQIGTRAISSSRIIIGEKDSELSVTTHNITWVSDDMYMNAMSTAGVKDAEVYVTAPFAVSGTAALTGILKAYETTMNIKIPEEQKQVANEEMVKTAKLSESIGDDKAVQFMNEVKQEIAKNPPKTTEDIRALIQRVAEQLGIQLTGDELNGLVSLFDKMRNLNIDWQQVGKNLEIAKGKFDEIMQQEETKNFLSAFGAFFKKLISIINGWFN from the coding sequence ATGAAGAATAGGTTACTCGCTTTATTACTTAGTGTTTGTTTGCTATCCGTTCCTCTTACCGCGTTTGCGGATAGCGCCCCAGGCGATGTGATTATCACTTTGGGAGAAAACTTAAACGAACAGCAAAAGACGGCCCTCTTATCTGAAATGGGCAATCCTGAAGAACCGCTGATCGTGTACGTAACCAATCAAGAAGAGCATAAATATTTAGGAGAATATATATCGAAAGCGCAAATCGGCACCCGAGCAATCTCATCCTCCAGAATTATTATTGGGGAAAAAGACTCCGAGCTGAGTGTAACGACCCACAATATTACATGGGTATCAGACGATATGTACATGAACGCAATGTCGACAGCGGGCGTAAAAGATGCCGAAGTGTATGTCACTGCTCCATTTGCCGTGTCAGGGACAGCCGCTTTAACAGGAATTCTCAAAGCGTATGAAACGACGATGAACATTAAGATTCCTGAAGAACAAAAACAAGTGGCTAATGAGGAAATGGTCAAAACAGCGAAGCTTTCAGAATCGATCGGCGATGATAAAGCGGTCCAGTTTATGAACGAAGTCAAACAAGAAATTGCGAAGAATCCGCCGAAAACAACGGAAGACATCCGCGCCTTAATCCAGAGAGTGGCGGAGCAATTGGGGATTCAATTAACAGGCGATGAGTTAAACGGGCTGGTCAGTTTATTCGATAAAATGCGAAACCTGAATATCGACTGGCAACAAGTCGGTAAAAACTTAGAAATCGCCAAGGGGAAGTTTGATGAGATTATGCAGCAAGAAGAAACGAAAAACTTCCTTTCTGCATTTGGCGCTTTCTTTAAAAAGTTAATTTCGATTATAAACGGCTGGTTCAACTAA
- a CDS encoding MBOAT family O-acyltransferase, which produces MLFNSFEFIFIFLPIVFIIYFILNKRKLTELSKIWLILSSLVFYSWWNVAYLPLIIIPIVVNFSIGYAMNAKAQSGKRVLLIIGLLFNIGLLGYFKYYDFFADSLNLVFSTNLALKRLALPLAISFFTFQQIAYLVDLYRKETGSSRFLDYCLFISFFPQLIAGPIVHHKEIMTQYQSVRNKVLNYRNVSLGIFIFFIGLFKKVVVADTFAVWATEGFDHQTALTFVESWIAVLSYSFQLYFDFSGYSDMAIGAALLFNIKLPINFDSPYKSLNIQEFWRRWHITLGRFLTNYIYFPLGGSRKGKVRTYLNVMIIFLISGIWHGAGWTFVFWGFLHGLASVIYRYWNSFNLHMNKALAWFITFNFVNLSWVFFRANTWSDAVKMLEGMVGLNGFRPIIQAKGEREWSLLFNQGVNFDQLFVAEFLTIVIYLLIALVLVLAVNNSMQWTERFQPDWKRSALVVGIAFVLIYAAFSTQNVSEFLYFNF; this is translated from the coding sequence ATGCTTTTTAACTCTTTTGAATTTATTTTTATCTTTTTACCGATCGTTTTCATTATCTATTTCATCTTGAATAAAAGGAAGTTAACCGAGCTGTCAAAAATTTGGTTAATTTTAAGCTCGTTGGTTTTTTACAGTTGGTGGAATGTGGCGTATTTGCCATTAATTATAATCCCCATTGTCGTAAATTTTAGCATTGGTTATGCGATGAATGCTAAGGCGCAATCGGGTAAAAGAGTTCTGTTAATCATCGGGCTCCTCTTTAATATCGGGTTGCTCGGCTATTTTAAGTACTATGATTTTTTTGCTGATAGTCTCAATCTTGTTTTCTCAACGAACCTTGCTTTGAAACGTTTAGCTCTTCCGTTAGCGATCAGTTTTTTTACGTTTCAGCAGATTGCCTACTTGGTTGATTTATACCGAAAAGAAACAGGAAGTTCCCGTTTTTTGGATTATTGTTTATTTATTAGTTTCTTTCCGCAGTTGATCGCAGGGCCGATCGTCCATCATAAGGAAATTATGACGCAATACCAAAGCGTTAGAAATAAAGTTTTGAATTATAGAAACGTTTCGCTTGGTATCTTTATCTTTTTTATCGGGTTATTTAAAAAAGTGGTCGTCGCGGATACATTCGCGGTTTGGGCTACGGAAGGTTTTGATCATCAGACTGCGCTAACTTTTGTGGAATCATGGATTGCCGTTTTGTCGTACTCGTTTCAGCTTTATTTTGATTTTAGTGGATATAGCGATATGGCGATCGGGGCGGCGTTGCTCTTTAATATTAAGTTGCCAATCAACTTTGATTCGCCGTATAAATCGCTCAATATCCAAGAGTTTTGGAGAAGATGGCACATTACGCTCGGCCGTTTTTTAACGAATTACATCTATTTCCCGCTTGGCGGAAGCAGAAAAGGAAAGGTTCGGACGTATCTCAACGTGATGATAATTTTCTTAATCAGTGGGATTTGGCATGGCGCCGGCTGGACATTTGTTTTTTGGGGATTTTTACATGGGCTGGCTTCGGTCATCTATCGCTACTGGAATTCATTTAATCTACACATGAATAAGGCGCTTGCGTGGTTCATCACGTTTAACTTTGTTAATTTGTCATGGGTGTTTTTTCGGGCAAACACCTGGTCAGACGCCGTTAAAATGCTAGAAGGGATGGTCGGTTTAAATGGGTTTAGGCCGATTATTCAGGCAAAAGGAGAGCGCGAGTGGAGTCTTTTATTTAATCAGGGCGTAAATTTCGATCAGCTGTTTGTTGCTGAGTTTTTAACGATTGTCATTTACCTTCTTATTGCCCTGGTATTAGTGCTTGCTGTCAATAACTCCATGCAATGGACTGAACGATTTCAACCGGATTGGAAGCGTTCAGCGCTCGTTGTTGGCATCGCATTCGTTTTAATCTACGCTGCTTTTTCAACGCAAAATGTGAGCGAATTTCTCTATTTCAATTTTTAA
- a CDS encoding M20 metallopeptidase family protein — MKRLNPMLQRLEQFYEEMVQLRRELHMYPELSFQEVETPRKIAAIHRELGLDVRTEVGGRGVVATLRGGKPGPTVALRADFDALPIQDEKEVDYKSRVPGVMHACGHDLHTATLIGVARVLVERKEELAGNVVFIHQFAEEVSPGGAKPMIEDGCLDDVDVIYGYHVWAGIPYGEVRVTEGYMMAAVDDFIIHIEGKGGHGATPHVTVDPIVVGSQLVLNLQQIVSRRVDPLKPAVLTVGSFVSGNAFNVIPGTAQLRGTIRSFDDDVRALMEQALKEVTEATCRAAGAKARIEFLRGYPAVNNHAEPTKWIEEAAKPIVGADQVKPLTPIMGGEDFAYYLQKVPGTFFFVGGENSELNAVYPHHHPKFDVDERAMIIGGKVFLAAVARHLLK; from the coding sequence ATGAAGAGGCTAAACCCAATGTTGCAACGCTTAGAACAATTTTATGAAGAGATGGTTCAGTTGCGCCGCGAACTTCATATGTATCCCGAACTTTCTTTTCAGGAAGTCGAGACCCCGCGAAAAATTGCCGCCATTCATCGAGAGCTTGGTTTAGATGTACGGACAGAAGTTGGCGGACGAGGGGTTGTCGCTACTTTGCGCGGCGGAAAACCAGGACCGACAGTCGCATTGCGCGCAGATTTTGATGCGTTGCCGATTCAAGACGAGAAAGAAGTGGATTATAAATCGCGGGTGCCAGGTGTGATGCACGCTTGCGGTCATGATCTACATACCGCAACACTGATCGGGGTTGCTCGAGTGTTAGTCGAGCGCAAGGAAGAACTTGCTGGAAACGTCGTGTTTATTCACCAATTCGCTGAGGAGGTTTCGCCAGGCGGAGCCAAACCGATGATCGAAGATGGTTGTTTAGACGATGTCGATGTCATTTACGGTTACCATGTGTGGGCGGGCATTCCGTACGGGGAAGTGAGAGTGACGGAAGGATACATGATGGCTGCGGTCGACGATTTTATCATTCATATTGAAGGAAAAGGCGGACACGGAGCGACGCCTCATGTTACAGTCGACCCGATCGTAGTCGGTAGTCAGCTCGTGCTGAATTTGCAGCAAATCGTCAGTCGGCGTGTCGATCCATTGAAACCAGCTGTGTTAACCGTGGGTTCATTTGTGAGCGGAAATGCGTTTAACGTCATTCCGGGAACCGCTCAACTTAGAGGGACGATCCGTTCCTTTGATGACGATGTGCGAGCGTTGATGGAGCAAGCTTTAAAAGAAGTGACCGAGGCAACATGCCGAGCGGCGGGGGCTAAGGCGCGGATTGAGTTTTTGCGCGGATACCCAGCGGTTAACAATCATGCGGAACCGACCAAGTGGATTGAAGAAGCGGCGAAACCGATCGTCGGAGCGGATCAAGTCAAACCATTAACGCCCATTATGGGCGGCGAAGATTTTGCTTACTATTTGCAAAAAGTTCCTGGAACGTTTTTCTTTGTCGGTGGAGAAAATTCGGAGCTGAACGCGGTTTACCCGCATCACCATCCGAAGTTTGACGTTGACGAACGAGCGATGATTATCGGTGGAAAAGTATTCCTAGCCGCTGTTGCTCGACATTTACTTAAATAA
- a CDS encoding DUF1450 domain-containing protein, producing MANEFKICDECRTTNVKTLLPLLKQVDPEAEIVMGCQSYCGIGHKKLFAIINGRHVTAVTEEELVDKVDKAVKRAARRKKVSPTT from the coding sequence ATGGCAAATGAATTTAAAATTTGTGATGAGTGCCGGACGACAAATGTGAAAACGTTGCTCCCTCTGTTAAAACAGGTAGACCCCGAAGCGGAAATCGTCATGGGGTGCCAATCTTACTGCGGGATCGGACATAAAAAATTGTTTGCAATCATCAATGGCAGACATGTTACGGCTGTGACGGAAGAAGAGTTAGTGGACAAAGTGGATAAAGCGGTGAAACGAGCAGCAAGAAGGAAGAAGGTTTCCCCGACAACGTAA
- a CDS encoding RNA polymerase sigma factor codes for MSNESLVNFIREHKDNVYRLAFSYVKNKEDALDITQDSIQKALINIHTLKTINALKSWFYRIVINTSLDFLRKQQRVQVMDDQLLEFHSPQTEDQYTNLDLERALDDLPHAYRTIIILRYFEDLKIDEIAETLDENINTIKTRLYRGLQELRVTMSDEDLMEVE; via the coding sequence GTGTCAAACGAATCGCTAGTCAATTTTATTAGGGAACATAAAGATAACGTTTATCGACTGGCTTTCAGTTATGTAAAAAATAAGGAGGATGCTCTAGATATTACGCAAGATTCTATTCAAAAAGCGTTGATTAATATCCATACATTGAAAACGATAAATGCGCTGAAAAGTTGGTTCTATCGAATTGTGATCAATACTTCGTTGGATTTTTTGCGTAAACAGCAGCGGGTCCAAGTGATGGATGATCAGCTGTTGGAATTTCATAGTCCGCAAACCGAGGATCAGTATACGAATCTTGACCTTGAGCGGGCGCTCGATGATTTGCCGCATGCATATCGGACGATAATTATTCTTCGTTACTTTGAGGATTTAAAGATTGACGAAATTGCGGAAACGCTTGATGAAAATATCAATACAATTAAAACGAGATTGTATCGGGGATTGCAGGAATTGCGCGTAACAATGAGCGATGAGGACTTGATGGAGGTTGAATAG
- a CDS encoding DUF4367 domain-containing protein encodes MQDKNKGLERVISEILQEKINQFPSPPLSTQDSWEQFQNRQERSKSPRFHPKARIFAASVLFIISSLIFFSPQSGSAFQRLTEMFHTIQGTAAQLFVKVGDRIEGKDAPGSGEISIVEGYEVTSENMSLDEARQETAFEIILPDVIPVSAVLQEVLVIKSSEEKSNEIYLIYEGEQTTFTINEKRIEEQFGMGISVDREDTKIEELTINGRQASLLLYKNGVNQLFWTTPEFYYSIEGKLSKEEIIGIAKSM; translated from the coding sequence ATGCAAGATAAAAATAAAGGTTTGGAACGCGTAATCAGTGAAATCCTGCAGGAAAAAATCAATCAATTTCCTTCGCCTCCCCTTTCAACCCAAGATTCGTGGGAACAATTTCAGAACCGTCAAGAACGGAGCAAATCACCTCGTTTTCACCCAAAAGCTAGGATTTTCGCCGCCTCTGTATTGTTCATTATAAGTTCATTGATCTTTTTTTCTCCTCAGAGCGGATCCGCCTTTCAACGGTTGACAGAAATGTTTCATACCATCCAAGGTACAGCCGCCCAATTGTTTGTAAAAGTAGGGGATCGAATCGAGGGCAAAGACGCTCCTGGGTCAGGTGAAATCTCAATTGTTGAGGGTTACGAAGTGACTTCCGAGAACATGAGCCTAGATGAAGCGCGGCAAGAGACAGCTTTCGAAATTATATTGCCTGATGTCATTCCAGTTTCTGCTGTTTTGCAGGAAGTGCTCGTTATCAAAAGCAGCGAAGAAAAAAGCAATGAAATCTATTTAATTTATGAAGGGGAACAGACTACTTTTACAATTAATGAAAAGCGAATTGAGGAACAATTTGGTATGGGAATTTCCGTTGATCGCGAGGATACAAAGATCGAAGAATTGACCATCAATGGCCGCCAGGCAAGTTTACTCCTCTATAAAAATGGAGTAAATCAGTTATTCTGGACAACACCGGAGTTTTATTATTCGATTGAAGGAAAACTGAGTAAAGAGGAGATCATTGGAATTGCGAAATCGATGTAG